The following proteins are co-located in the Streptomyces sp. NBC_01198 genome:
- a CDS encoding SDR family NAD(P)-dependent oxidoreductase, whose translation MRMNKPLTGSVALVTGGSRGLGAATVRMLAEQGADVAFTYVNSEKQAQGVVDEVRAEGANAAAFKSDQADMSQAPALIDSVVARFGGLDILVNNAAISPEQGRTVDDPEVDTAALDRMHATNYLGVIAIIRAAARVLRPNGRIISVSSGLGTRVGVPGLADYSATKAGIERYTMGVARDLGPRGITANVVEAGLMESGMEPPDPDTLKALLSSLSLQRMGHPDEIAAAIAFLAGPCASYVTGAVLDAHGGYNA comes from the coding sequence ATGAGAATGAACAAGCCGCTCACGGGGAGTGTCGCCCTGGTCACTGGAGGATCTCGTGGACTGGGAGCCGCTACTGTACGGATGCTGGCCGAGCAGGGCGCCGACGTTGCGTTCACGTACGTCAACTCCGAGAAGCAAGCGCAGGGGGTCGTCGACGAGGTCCGTGCAGAAGGAGCGAACGCCGCCGCCTTCAAGTCCGACCAGGCGGACATGAGCCAGGCGCCGGCGCTTATCGACAGCGTAGTCGCCCGCTTTGGCGGCCTGGACATCCTCGTCAACAACGCCGCGATCTCGCCGGAGCAGGGTCGCACGGTGGACGACCCTGAGGTTGACACTGCCGCACTGGACCGGATGCACGCCACCAACTACCTCGGCGTGATCGCCATCATCCGGGCCGCCGCTCGAGTGCTGCGCCCGAACGGCCGAATCATCTCGGTGAGTTCCGGACTCGGCACCCGGGTCGGCGTCCCGGGCCTTGCCGACTACTCGGCCACCAAAGCGGGGATCGAGCGGTACACCATGGGCGTCGCGCGGGACCTCGGACCCCGGGGCATCACGGCCAACGTCGTGGAGGCCGGGCTGATGGAGAGCGGAATGGAACCGCCTGACCCCGACACTCTCAAGGCCCTTCTGAGCTCTCTGTCCCTGCAGCGCATGGGTCATCCCGACGAGATCGCTGCGGCGATCGCCTTCCTGGCCGGTCCCTGCGCGTCATACGTCACGGGCGCGGTGCTAGACGCCCACGGCGGGTACAACGCCTGA
- a CDS encoding Rrf2 family transcriptional regulator, which yields MSANSRLTIAAHALAWIGLYQRQGHDVATSEQIATSANTNPVVIRRLLGELRAAGLVESRRGAGAGWSLASELESMTLLDVYKAVEPGPLFALHRAAPDQGCAVGYGIKPAMQGIYEHIEETLRHELARVTLEDVLRDVLAASREASAETVTGQSYSRISVPDLR from the coding sequence ATGAGCGCGAACAGCAGGCTGACCATCGCGGCCCACGCGCTGGCCTGGATCGGCCTCTACCAGCGCCAGGGCCACGATGTCGCCACCTCCGAGCAGATCGCGACCAGCGCGAACACCAATCCCGTGGTGATCAGGCGGCTGCTCGGTGAACTGCGCGCGGCGGGGCTCGTGGAGTCTCGGCGGGGCGCGGGTGCAGGCTGGTCGCTGGCGAGCGAGTTGGAGTCGATGACCCTGCTCGACGTCTACAAGGCTGTGGAACCCGGCCCGCTGTTCGCGCTGCACCGTGCAGCGCCAGACCAGGGGTGTGCGGTGGGTTACGGCATAAAGCCAGCGATGCAGGGCATCTACGAGCACATCGAGGAGACCCTGAGGCACGAGCTGGCCCGCGTCACGCTGGAGGACGTACTCCGGGACGTCCTCGCGGCATCTCGCGAGGCGTCTGCTGAAACCGTTACTGGCCAGTCCTACAGCAGGATCTCGGTGCCTGACCTGCGGTAG
- a CDS encoding TetR/AcrR family transcriptional regulator: MPNTNEHASGGGVQVSARGERAEQALVDAVLDLINESGVAGLTIDNIARRAKVGKPTIYRRWSSKEGLVAYAMGHAEVPPPIDADGELFSTLVTVLTNLNERLTSTRVGRAWCRLIGSDDRYSEATRLYTEDFIAPRIVDLARLLQREVDAGTLREDIDTLSAVNMMISTVVGGVVNVQPTGHPVPPVDAIVHTFLTGLKQRSPA; the protein is encoded by the coding sequence ATGCCGAACACGAACGAGCACGCCTCGGGCGGGGGGGTACAGGTGTCGGCCCGTGGCGAGCGTGCGGAGCAGGCGCTTGTCGATGCAGTGCTCGACTTGATCAACGAATCGGGTGTCGCCGGCCTCACCATCGACAACATCGCCCGGCGAGCCAAGGTCGGCAAACCGACCATCTACCGCCGCTGGAGCAGCAAGGAAGGACTCGTTGCCTACGCCATGGGGCATGCCGAGGTGCCGCCCCCTATCGATGCCGACGGCGAACTGTTCTCGACGCTGGTCACCGTCCTGACCAACCTGAACGAGCGCTTGACGTCGACACGGGTAGGTCGCGCGTGGTGTCGGCTCATCGGTTCCGACGACCGCTATTCCGAGGCGACCCGTCTTTACACGGAGGACTTCATCGCCCCACGCATCGTCGACCTCGCGCGCCTCCTCCAACGCGAGGTGGACGCAGGCACGCTTCGTGAGGACATCGATACGCTCTCCGCAGTCAACATGATGATTTCGACCGTCGTAGGCGGGGTCGTGAACGTCCAGCCGACGGGGCACCCGGTTCCGCCCGTCGATGCGATCGTCCACACGTTTCTCACCGGCCTCAAACAACGGTCCCCCGCATAA